The Flavobacterium commune genome contains the following window.
CGAATTGGGAGTAAAAGAATTGGGAGAAAAAGTTTGGGCTAAAGAAATCACAGCTCAAAACCAACCTGCCAAAGTAATTCTTAGAACTAATACTTTAAAAACAACTAAAGAAGCATTAAGAGCTATTTTGATGGATTTAGATATCGAAACCGAATATCTAAAAGATCAACCGGATGCTTTAGTTTTAAAAGAACGCGCTAATGTTTTCATGACCGATGCTTTCAAACAAGGTTTATTTGAAGTTCAGGATGCCAATTCGCAGTTAGTAGCCGCTTTTCTGGATGTAAAACCAGGAATGAGAGTTGTTGATACTTGCGCAGGTGCGGGTGGAAAGACTTTACATATTGCATCTTTAATGCAAAACAAAGGGCAGTTAATTGCTATGGATTTATACGAAAGTAAACTAAAGCAATTAAAATTAAGAGCAAAACGAAATAGTGCTTTCAACATTGAATATCGCATTATTGACACCACCAAAGTTATCAAAAAACTGCATGAAAAAGCCGACCGCGTTCTGATTGACGCTCCATGCAGCGGATTAGGTGTTTTAAAAAGAAATCCGGATGCTAAATGGAAATTGAAACCGGAGTTTATTGACAATATTCGAAAAGTACAATCGGAAGTTTTAGAAAGCTATTCTAAAATTGTAAAACCAGGTGGAAAACTGGTTTATGCGACCTGTTCTATTCTTCCTTCTGAAAATCAAGAACAAGTAGAGCGTTTTTTAACTACTGATATTGGAAAACAATTCACTTTCATTAAAGACCACAAAATTCTGGCCTCTGAATCTGGTTTTGACGGTTTTTATATGGCTTTGTTGGAAAGAAAAGCATAATTCAGTCTGCAGAAAGCAGAATTTAGATTACAGATATAGAAAAGGGATTTCAATTTGAAATCCCTTTTTTATTATACTTTTTAGACTGAAATCTGAAAAACTAGTCGTTCATCGAAATCAGGAATTCCTCGTTATTTCTGGTTTTCTTAAAGCGATCGTTTATAAATTCCATTGCTTCAACTGGATTCATATCCGAAAGGTATTTTCTCATAATCCACATTCTTTGTAGCGTATCTTTATCAAGAAGCAAGTCATCTCTTCGGGTACTTGACGAAGTCAAATCGATAGCAGGGAAAATTCGTTTATTAGCAATTTTTCTATCCAATTGCAATTCCATATTACCTGTTCCTTTGAATTCTTCAAAGATAACCTCATCCATTTTCGAACCGGTTTCTGTCAATGCAGTAGCAATAATACTCAACGAACCACCTTTTTCGACATTACGGGCAGCACCAAAGAAACGTTTTGGTTTTTGCAAAGCATTTGCATCTACACCCCCACTCAATACTTTTCCTGAGGCTGGTTGTACTGTATTATAAGCTCTGGCCAAACGTGTAATCGAATCTAACAAAATCACTACATCATGACCACATTCTACCAAACGTTTTGATTTTTCAAGAACGATATTTGCAATTTTAACGTGTTCTTGTGGCTCTCTGTCAAATGTTGAAGCTATTACTTCACCACGTACCGAACGCTGCATATCAGTAACCTCTTCAGGTCGCTCATCAATCAATAAAACGATAAGATATACTTCAGGATGATTCGCCGCAATGGCGTTTGCTATTTCTTTCAACAACATGGTTTTACCCGTTTTAGGCTGGGCTACAATCATACCACGTTGTCCTTTTCCTATTGGAGAAAACAAATCGATAATTCGGGTTGAAATACTGCTGTCTCTTTCGGCTAATTTGAATTTTTCTGATGGAAATATTGGTGTTAAATGCTCAAATGAAATTCGATCCCTAACCACCTGAGGATCGTGTCCGTTAATTTTTAGCACACGCACTAAAGGAAAAAATTTCTCTCCTTCTTTTGGAGGCCTTACTACACCTTTTACGGTATCTCCTGTTTTTAAACCAAACAATCTGATTTGTGATGTTGACAAATAAATATCATCTGGAGAAGCCAAATAATTATAATCGGAAGAACGCAAAAATCCGTAACCATCAGGCATCATTTCAAGAACACCTTCGCTTTCTATAATTCCGTCGAATTCAAAATCAGCGTCTCTAAAATTATTTTTCTTGTTTTTAAAATTAGGATTTTGATTCCCGTTTTGATTCTGATTCGGGTTTTGCTTATTTTGTTGATTTACTTCGTCAGTTCGCTTACGCTCGTGTGGATTTATTTTCTTTTGTGGCGCAGCAGGAGCTACAACTTCATTTTCAGTAGCTGATTCCTCCTGTTTTACTTCTTCAACAAGCAAATTTTCAGTTGCCGTTTCTTTTTGTTCTTTATTCTTTTTTAAAGCAATTTTCTTTTCGTAAGTAGCCTTATTAAATTTTACTGCCTTTGTTTTTTCAACAGCTGTCTCTTGTGCTATTTCCCCTTTTTCTTCTTTTGTTTCAGCTATATCTTCAACAGGAAAATCAA
Protein-coding sequences here:
- a CDS encoding RsmB/NOP family class I SAM-dependent RNA methyltransferase — its product is MRLHRNLVYTTIDSLNAIFNEGEYADKVVARALKKDKRWGSSDRKFVAETIYEIVRWKRLYSEIAEVKEPFDRDNLWRMFAVWAVLRGYPIPDWRQLEGTPERKIKGRFDELSKIRPLKESIPDWMDELGVKELGEKVWAKEITAQNQPAKVILRTNTLKTTKEALRAILMDLDIETEYLKDQPDALVLKERANVFMTDAFKQGLFEVQDANSQLVAAFLDVKPGMRVVDTCAGAGGKTLHIASLMQNKGQLIAMDLYESKLKQLKLRAKRNSAFNIEYRIIDTTKVIKKLHEKADRVLIDAPCSGLGVLKRNPDAKWKLKPEFIDNIRKVQSEVLESYSKIVKPGGKLVYATCSILPSENQEQVERFLTTDIGKQFTFIKDHKILASESGFDGFYMALLERKA
- the rho gene encoding transcription termination factor Rho, with the translated sequence MFDISALKEMKLSELQQIAKAAKTIKFNGVKKDALISSILDFQKSLEATAVEEKVNPKTEDKPKRERIAPVKKQAAPKIVAKNSSKNPEESVENNTEKLDFPVEDIAETKEEKGEIAQETAVEKTKAVKFNKATYEKKIALKKNKEQKETATENLLVEEVKQEESATENEVVAPAAPQKKINPHERKRTDEVNQQNKQNPNQNQNGNQNPNFKNKKNNFRDADFEFDGIIESEGVLEMMPDGYGFLRSSDYNYLASPDDIYLSTSQIRLFGLKTGDTVKGVVRPPKEGEKFFPLVRVLKINGHDPQVVRDRISFEHLTPIFPSEKFKLAERDSSISTRIIDLFSPIGKGQRGMIVAQPKTGKTMLLKEIANAIAANHPEVYLIVLLIDERPEEVTDMQRSVRGEVIASTFDREPQEHVKIANIVLEKSKRLVECGHDVVILLDSITRLARAYNTVQPASGKVLSGGVDANALQKPKRFFGAARNVEKGGSLSIIATALTETGSKMDEVIFEEFKGTGNMELQLDRKIANKRIFPAIDLTSSSTRRDDLLLDKDTLQRMWIMRKYLSDMNPVEAMEFINDRFKKTRNNEEFLISMND